In one Pseudodesulfovibrio tunisiensis genomic region, the following are encoded:
- a CDS encoding YkgJ family cysteine cluster protein, whose product MKNQDSNTAPCKRCGECCLKGGPALHVEDMPLIREGIIDLRQIVTIRAGEHAWDQPAGKVLPLETEILKIKGRDGTWACVFYSHEARACGIYDTRPVECEALNCSDPAPLLAIYDRNRLTRADLVPEGHPLRELIDEHDERCSAALLSELANRAIEGDTKAGNELHAMAVYDAELRRLIPERSAFDKEGLDFLLGRPVKALLSGLGIKTYETAGGIRLNIPSKGDRA is encoded by the coding sequence GTGAAAAATCAAGATTCCAATACCGCGCCCTGCAAAAGATGCGGGGAATGCTGTCTCAAGGGCGGACCGGCCCTGCACGTCGAGGACATGCCCCTGATTCGGGAGGGAATCATCGACCTGCGCCAGATCGTGACGATCCGTGCTGGCGAGCACGCATGGGACCAGCCGGCGGGCAAGGTCCTTCCCCTTGAAACCGAAATCCTCAAGATCAAGGGCCGCGACGGCACCTGGGCCTGCGTGTTCTATTCCCACGAGGCCCGCGCCTGCGGCATATACGACACCCGCCCCGTGGAATGCGAGGCCCTGAACTGCTCCGACCCGGCCCCGCTGCTCGCCATCTACGACAGAAACCGCCTCACGCGCGCCGACCTCGTTCCGGAGGGCCATCCCCTGCGCGAACTCATCGACGAGCATGACGAGCGGTGTTCGGCCGCCCTGCTCTCCGAACTGGCGAACAGGGCGATCGAAGGCGACACAAAGGCCGGAAACGAGCTGCACGCCATGGCCGTATACGATGCGGAACTGCGGCGACTGATCCCGGAACGTTCGGCCTTTGACAAGGAAGGTCTGGACTTTCTCCTCGGCAGACCGGTAAAGGCTCTGCTTTCCGGCCTTGGCATCAAGACCTATGAAACCGCCGGCGGCATCCGGCTCAACATTCCCAGCAAAGGAGACCGCGCATGA
- the dsrA gene encoding dissimilatory-type sulfite reductase subunit alpha: MAKHKTPLLDQLESGPWPSFVSDVKQEAEARAKNEKGLDYQIPVDCPEDLLGVLELSYEDGETHWKHGGIVGVFGYGGGVIGRYCDQPEKFPGVAHFHTMRVAQPAGKWYTTKFLRDVCDLWDLRGSGLTNMHGSTGDIVLLGTTTPQLEEIFFELTHNLDNDLGGSGSNLRTPAACMGMSRCEYACYNTQELCYNLTQEYQDELHRPAFPYKFKFKFDGCPNGCVAAIARSDLGFLGTWKGAIQIDQEAVAAYVGGEIAPNAGAHADGDWGAFDIQKEVVDICPSQCISYEDGKLKIDNSECVRCMHCINTMPRALRPGVERGTSIFCGAKAPILDGPQMGSLLVPFVEVNADDDYQAIKDIIEGVWDWWMEEGKNRERVGETMKRLGFGALVRAAGVPFDPRQVQEPRHNPYIFWKADDVEGGWDRDINDYRERHQR; this comes from the coding sequence ATGGCGAAACACAAAACTCCTCTGTTGGATCAGCTGGAAAGCGGCCCGTGGCCCAGCTTTGTATCCGACGTCAAACAGGAGGCTGAAGCCCGCGCCAAGAATGAAAAGGGCCTCGACTACCAGATTCCCGTGGACTGCCCCGAGGATCTGCTTGGTGTTCTCGAACTGTCCTACGAGGACGGCGAGACTCACTGGAAGCACGGCGGAATCGTCGGCGTGTTCGGTTACGGCGGCGGCGTTATCGGCCGGTACTGTGACCAGCCCGAGAAATTCCCCGGCGTTGCCCATTTCCACACCATGCGCGTGGCTCAGCCCGCAGGCAAGTGGTACACCACCAAGTTCCTGCGCGATGTCTGCGACCTGTGGGACCTTCGCGGTTCCGGTCTGACCAACATGCACGGTTCCACCGGTGACATCGTGCTGCTCGGCACCACCACCCCTCAGCTCGAGGAAATCTTCTTCGAACTGACCCACAATCTGGACAACGACCTTGGTGGTTCCGGTTCCAACCTGCGTACCCCGGCCGCCTGCATGGGCATGTCCCGCTGCGAGTACGCCTGCTACAACACTCAGGAACTGTGCTACAACTTGACTCAGGAATACCAGGACGAACTGCATCGCCCGGCCTTCCCCTACAAGTTCAAGTTCAAGTTCGACGGCTGCCCCAACGGCTGCGTGGCCGCCATCGCCCGTTCCGACCTCGGTTTCCTCGGCACCTGGAAGGGCGCCATCCAGATCGATCAGGAAGCGGTTGCCGCCTACGTTGGTGGTGAGATCGCTCCGAACGCCGGCGCTCATGCCGACGGCGACTGGGGTGCTTTCGACATCCAGAAGGAAGTCGTGGACATCTGCCCGTCCCAGTGCATTTCCTACGAAGACGGCAAGCTCAAGATCGACAACAGCGAATGCGTGCGTTGCATGCACTGCATCAATACCATGCCTCGCGCCCTGAGGCCCGGTGTTGAGCGCGGCACCTCCATCTTCTGCGGTGCCAAGGCCCCGATCCTCGACGGCCCCCAGATGGGTTCCCTGCTCGTGCCTTTCGTCGAAGTCAACGCCGACGACGACTATCAGGCCATCAAGGACATCATCGAAGGCGTTTGGGACTGGTGGATGGAAGAAGGCAAGAACCGTGAGCGTGTTGGCGAGACCATGAAGCGTCTCGGCTTCGGTGCTCTGGTCCGCGCCGCTGGCGTGCCCTTCGATCCCCGCCAGGTGCAGGAACCCCGCCACAACCCGTACATCTTCTGGAAGGCAGACGATGTTGAGGGCGGATGGGACCGTGACATCAACGATTACCGCGAACGCCATCAGCGCTAA
- the dsrB gene encoding dissimilatory-type sulfite reductase subunit beta, with amino-acid sequence MAFISSGYNPEKPMEGRITDIGPQHFDKFLPPVIKNNFGKWLYHEILEPGLLVHVAESGDKVYTIRCGAARLMSVTLIREVCDIADKYCGGHLRFTTRNNIEFMVETEEDAKALKKHLNDQKFDGGSYKFPVGGTGAGVTNIVHTQGWVHCHTPATDASGTVKATMDEVFEEFTHMRLPAPVRISMACCLNMCGAVHCSDISILGIHRKPPMIDHEYLDNLCEIPLAVAACPTGAIRPSKVEIDGKSFKTVAVKEERCMFCGNCYTMCPSMPLSDKEGDGIALMVGGKISNRISKPAFSKVVVPFIPNEPPRWPTMTKTIRKILDAYAKGANKYERLGDWATRIGWERFFEVCELPFTEHLIDDFRDPAYYTWRQTSQFKW; translated from the coding sequence ATGGCTTTTATTTCTTCCGGATACAATCCCGAAAAACCGATGGAAGGCAGGATCACCGACATCGGGCCTCAGCACTTCGATAAATTCCTGCCCCCGGTTATCAAGAACAACTTCGGCAAGTGGCTTTACCACGAGATTCTGGAGCCCGGCCTTCTGGTTCACGTGGCCGAAAGCGGCGACAAGGTGTACACCATTCGCTGCGGCGCTGCCCGCCTGATGTCCGTCACCCTGATCCGTGAAGTCTGCGACATCGCCGACAAGTACTGCGGTGGCCATCTCCGCTTCACCACTCGTAACAACATCGAGTTCATGGTGGAGACCGAAGAGGATGCCAAGGCACTGAAAAAGCACCTCAACGACCAGAAGTTCGACGGCGGATCCTACAAGTTCCCCGTGGGCGGCACCGGTGCTGGCGTGACCAACATCGTTCACACCCAGGGTTGGGTCCACTGCCACACCCCGGCCACCGACGCCTCCGGTACCGTCAAGGCTACCATGGACGAAGTGTTCGAGGAATTCACTCACATGCGCCTGCCCGCGCCTGTGCGCATCTCCATGGCCTGCTGCCTGAACATGTGCGGCGCCGTCCACTGCTCCGACATCTCCATCCTCGGCATTCACCGCAAGCCGCCGATGATTGACCACGAGTACCTGGACAACCTGTGCGAGATCCCGCTGGCCGTTGCTGCTTGCCCCACCGGCGCCATTCGTCCTTCCAAGGTCGAGATCGACGGCAAGAGCTTCAAGACCGTTGCGGTCAAGGAAGAGCGCTGCATGTTCTGCGGCAACTGCTACACCATGTGCCCGTCCATGCCTCTTTCCGACAAGGAAGGCGACGGTATCGCACTGATGGTTGGCGGCAAGATCTCCAACCGCATCTCCAAGCCGGCCTTCTCCAAGGTCGTCGTGCCGTTCATCCCGAACGAGCCGCCTCGTTGGCCTACCATGACCAAGACCATCCGGAAGATTCTGGATGCCTACGCCAAGGGTGCCAACAAGTACGAACGCCTGGGCGACTGGGCCACCCGTATCGGTTGGGAACGTTTCTTCGAGGTCTGCGAGCTGCCCTTTACCGAGCACCTCATCGATGACTTCCGCGATCCCGCCTATTACACCTGGCGCCAGACTTCCCAGTTCAAGTGGTAG
- a CDS encoding dissimilatory sulfite reductase D family protein: METAKQTILDFCESKSKSKSKFYFNDFTKLFPDAKAREVKKVLTALVNEEKMVFWSSGSTTMYGVAGAGKQANAEGEA, encoded by the coding sequence ATGGAAACTGCCAAGCAAACGATTCTGGACTTCTGCGAATCCAAGTCCAAATCCAAGAGCAAGTTTTATTTCAACGATTTCACCAAGCTGTTTCCGGACGCAAAGGCTCGTGAAGTCAAGAAGGTCCTGACCGCCCTCGTCAACGAGGAAAAGATGGTCTTCTGGTCTTCCGGTTCCACCACCATGTATGGTGTTGCCGGTGCCGGCAAACAGGCCAACGCCGAGGGCGAGGCCTAA
- a CDS encoding cobyrinate a,c-diamide synthase has translation MPNSTFPRLVLAGLSGGTGKTILSLGLTRALSRSGRSVVPFKKGPDYIDAAWLGLAAGRACSNLDPYFLDRDTLRSLFAHRAAQGDIAVVEGNRGLFDGMDEQGSCSTAELARQLSAPVILAIDCTKMTRTVAAIVAGCAAFEEDFHLAGVILNRTAGERHRSILRRSIETHTDIPVLGALPKLGENPIPERHMGLVPDQEFGSEGYETGQKALDALACVAEEWTDLDAIVRIAEQAADFGSIPAPLWPNPKSRRARIGYVLDAALWFYYQENLEALEHAGAELVPLSLLSDTPWPELDGLYLGGGFPETMAEPLAANESIRNHVRKLSEKGMPIYAECGGFMYLCEALEFEGRTYPMAGVFPVRTQFCPRPQGLGYTRAEAVLDSVFYARGDVISGHEFHYSLCVAEVPGDLSFSLKMLRGKGMLDGHDGLIMRNTFAGYNHIHALAVPQWAENFVSACTARR, from the coding sequence GTGCCGAATTCGACATTCCCCAGACTGGTTCTGGCCGGGCTTTCCGGCGGAACCGGCAAGACGATTCTCTCCCTTGGCCTGACGCGCGCCTTGAGCCGTTCGGGACGATCCGTGGTTCCCTTCAAGAAGGGCCCGGATTACATCGACGCGGCCTGGCTCGGCCTTGCTGCTGGTCGTGCCTGTTCGAATCTCGATCCCTATTTTCTGGACCGGGACACGCTCCGCTCCTTGTTCGCGCACCGTGCTGCCCAAGGTGACATTGCCGTTGTGGAAGGCAATCGCGGGCTATTCGACGGCATGGACGAGCAGGGCAGTTGTTCCACTGCCGAACTCGCCCGCCAGTTGAGCGCTCCGGTCATTCTGGCCATCGACTGCACCAAGATGACCCGTACGGTTGCCGCGATCGTGGCTGGATGCGCGGCCTTTGAAGAGGATTTTCATCTGGCCGGGGTCATTCTGAACCGTACGGCCGGGGAGCGCCATCGATCCATTCTTCGGCGCAGCATTGAAACCCACACTGATATTCCCGTTCTGGGGGCGCTTCCCAAGTTGGGGGAGAATCCCATTCCCGAGCGCCACATGGGCCTCGTGCCTGATCAGGAGTTCGGAAGCGAGGGGTACGAAACCGGGCAGAAAGCGCTTGATGCCTTGGCGTGCGTGGCCGAGGAATGGACCGATCTGGATGCCATTGTCCGGATTGCGGAGCAGGCGGCTGATTTCGGGTCGATCCCCGCGCCTCTCTGGCCGAATCCCAAGTCCCGACGTGCGCGGATAGGATATGTTCTGGATGCCGCGCTCTGGTTCTACTATCAGGAAAATCTCGAAGCTCTGGAGCATGCCGGAGCCGAGCTCGTTCCTCTGAGCCTGCTGTCCGACACCCCTTGGCCTGAGCTGGACGGCCTGTATCTGGGCGGAGGCTTTCCCGAAACCATGGCCGAACCGCTTGCCGCGAACGAGTCGATCCGCAACCATGTCCGCAAACTGTCCGAAAAGGGCATGCCCATCTATGCCGAGTGCGGCGGGTTCATGTACTTGTGCGAGGCGCTGGAATTTGAAGGGCGAACCTACCCCATGGCCGGAGTGTTTCCCGTGCGCACGCAGTTCTGCCCCAGGCCGCAGGGACTGGGCTATACGCGGGCCGAAGCCGTACTGGATTCCGTATTCTATGCCAGAGGTGATGTGATTTCCGGGCATGAATTTCATTATTCCCTGTGCGTGGCCGAGGTGCCCGGCGACCTGTCCTTTTCCCTGAAAATGCTCCGCGGCAAGGGCATGCTGGACGGGCATGACGGACTGATCATGCGCAACACCTTTGCCGGATACAATCACATCCATGCGCTGGCCGTGCCGCAATGGGC